The window TCTCCTTGAACTCCGCTATCCCCGTCGGGTCGAGGCCGGTCATGGGTTCATCGAGGATAAGAAGCTCAGGGTCGTTGATGAGCGCCTGGGCGAGGAGCAGACGCTGACGCATACCCTTCGAGAACTTGCCGACCTTCCGGTTCCTTGCTTCCTTCAAACCAACAAGTTCGAGGAGTTCATTGATGCGCTTCCCCTTCTCGGTTTTTGGTATTTTGAAAGCGTCGGCGATGATGTCCAGCGTCTGCTCGGGAGTCAGAAAATCCCAGAGCGTGGCGTGCTCCGGCATATAGCCTACGCGTTTCTTGGCCTCAACGAGCTGGTTCTCGTCAAACCTTCCGTCCCTGAAGACCTCCTCGCCGAAAAGTTCTATGCGTCCTTCCTGAGGAAAGATTAGACCGAGGGTGCTGAGGATTGTCGTACTCTTCCCGGCACCGTTTGGGCCGAGGAAGCCGTAAACTTGACCCGGCTTCACCTCAAGGTTAAGCCCATCGAGGGCGCGAACGTCCTTATAAACCTTAACTAGATTCTCAATCCTCATCATCGCCATCACCTCAAATCCATCTTTCTGAACCTGAAGATGGCCAGTCCGAGGTAAACAGGAATAAGCCCGGCTATGATGCCCGCCTGGGCCCGGTTGTCGGCTATGGCCCGCTTAACCCCAAGATATTCAACGGTATAGGTGCCGTCGTCGTTGAAGGTGGTTCTCTCAATTCCTTTGAGAATGTCGAGCATGAGCACCTGGGGGACGTAAAAGAGGTATCTGAGGTGGTACTCCCTGTAAAGCTCGTCCAGGCGCTCGCGATAGGCCTTTTTCTCCTCCGGCGAAAGCTTGCTGAAGTCCCCCCATTTCTGAATTCCGAACTCCTCCTGGGCCTTGTCCTCGGCGAAGCCGTCCACGATCTGGGGCATGACGAGGCCGGTAACGAAGAACAGAACCAGAGCCAGCCCCAGGGCGGTGTTGGTGGAGCGCACGAACGTGGAAATCAGGAGACCAAGGGCCAGGAGCTGAAGCATCGCGAGGAGAACAAGACCGTTCGATAGGGTTATGTCCGCCAGCAGGGAAGAGCTCAGTGCGAGCCCGTAGTACTTCGTTATCGCGAAGGACAGGAGGGTGGCGAAGATTATCGCCACGACTATGCTGAGCGCCTGGCCGAGGAACTTGCCGAGCAGGTATGAGAT of the Thermococcus sp. JdF3 genome contains:
- a CDS encoding ABC transporter permease, yielding MWGFELELKKSLRTRKFWLILVLILLIYAMAFREVKDNLEGATNPEEVLVTSVIGYVVVSAFLFIGVYALMAGATALNSDLENGTVRVALSKPIGRISYLLGKFLGQALSIVVAIIFATLLSFAITKYYGLALSSSLLADITLSNGLVLLAMLQLLALGLLISTFVRSTNTALGLALVLFFVTGLVMPQIVDGFAEDKAQEEFGIQKWGDFSKLSPEEKKAYRERLDELYREYHLRYLFYVPQVLMLDILKGIERTTFNDDGTYTVEYLGVKRAIADNRAQAGIIAGLIPVYLGLAIFRFRKMDLR
- a CDS encoding ABC transporter ATP-binding protein, with amino-acid sequence MMRIENLVKVYKDVRALDGLNLEVKPGQVYGFLGPNGAGKSTTILSTLGLIFPQEGRIELFGEEVFRDGRFDENQLVEAKKRVGYMPEHATLWDFLTPEQTLDIIADAFKIPKTEKGKRINELLELVGLKEARNRKVGKFSKGMRQRLLLAQALINDPELLILDEPMTGLDPTGIAEFKE